The Theileria annulata chromosome 3, complete sequence, *** SEQUENCING IN PROGRESS *** genome has a segment encoding these proteins:
- a CDS encoding proteasome subunit alpha type 2, putative has protein sequence MADDGEYSFSLTTFSPSGKLVQIEYALNGVAKGAPTLGIKATNGVVIAAEKKQPSTLIESDSLNKIDLFADHIGAVAAGMPADFRVVLKKGRKEAMKYKAIYGDDIPGSQLVKDVASIMQEFTHSGGVRPFGISLLLASYDDDGPQLYQIDPSGAFFGWKATAIGSRMQNNNTFLEKRYNPEMELEDAIHIAILTLKEGFEGELTSENIEIGVVGPDKKFKILPPEMIEDYLNEVQ, from the exons atGGCAGACGATGGCGAGTATAGTTTTTCTCTAACTACTTTTAGCCCATCTGGCAAACTTGTTCAGATAGAATATGCCTTGAATGGTGTTGCTAAGGGTGCTCCAACTCTTG GAATCAAGGCAACTAATGGTGTTGTAATAGCCGCTGAAAAGAAACAGCCTTCCACATTAATTGAAAGCGATTCACTTAACAAAATTGACCTTTTCGCAGATCATATCGGAGCAGTGGCTGCTGGAATGCCTGCAGATTTTAGagttgttttaaaaaaggGTAGAAAAGag GCTATGAAGTATAAGGCTATATATGGTGATGATATTCCCGGTTCACAACTTGTGAAAGACGTAGCATCAATTATGCAGGAATTTACACACTCAGGCGGAGTTCGACCCTTTGGAATCTCACTCTTACTTGCATC ATATGATGATGATGGACCACAGTTGTATCAAATAGACCCATCAGGTGCCTTTTTTGGTTGGAAGGCTACTGCAATTGGGAGTAGAATGCAAAATAACAACACATTTCTGGAGAAGAGATATAACCCAGAAATGGAACTAGAAGATGCAATCCACATTGCAATTTTAACTCTAAAGGAAGGCTTTGAAGGAGAGTTAACCTCGGAAAATATCGAAATTGGAGTAGTGGGACCTGataaaaagtttaaaatcCTACCACCCGAAATGATAGAAGATTATTTAAACGAAGttcaataa
- a CDS encoding uncharacterized protein (hit (7.79e-01) to MACPF domain), whose amino-acid sequence MYINLFILYISIGCLCVISENNTRENDYLNSHVGFGFDLVEGNPLESFNDLNTLGFRLPIIVQPYITKEFGNIIIKRNNGVWVRKSNNCSQNYEPRDIEKGSDLVRELFDDFSLDNPFSEEIWNRNAKGLGLNDITFHKNNLYESGLIIPFKGELNKFSELNNDFVELVDKLPNTIETSSECPIDVFISEVESCEKLRIWIKLFKSYGTHMTTYAMTGGKFINMESVVNIHLQTKDYENKNIKAEKMGEASSQFSEIFTRRIKGSKIKRHLWVIGGSFVNNLEQIDPKVFSKWVETIDKRPMPIKAKFVELSIFFPEKQETYMKAIEYYEQIIGIKKLNN is encoded by the exons atgtatattaatttattcatattatatatcTCTATAGGTTGTTTATGTGTAATATCAGAAAATAATACCCGTGAAaatgattatttaaaca GTCATGTTGGATTTGGTTTTGATTTAGTTGAAGGGAATCCACTTGAAAGTTTTAATGATTTGAATACTTTGGGGTTCAGATTACCCATTATTGTCCAGCCGTACATTACCAAAGAATTtggtaatataataatcaaGAGAAATAATGGAGTTTGGGTTAGAAAATCAAATAACTGTTCACAAAATTATGAa CCTAGAGATATTGAAAAAGGCAGTGATTTGGTGAGGGAACTGTTTGATGATTTCAGTCTAGATAATCCATTTAGTGAAGAGATATGGAATCGTAATGCTAAAGGTTTAGGTTTAAATGACATCACATTCCATAAAAACAA TCTTTATGAAAGTGGATTAATCATACCATTTAAAGG tgaattgaataaatttagtgAATTGAATAATGATTTTGTGGAGTTGGTAGACAAGTTACCAAATACTATTGAGACCAGTTCAGAATGTCCAATTGATGTATTTATATCTGAAGTGGAATCCTGTGAAAAACTAAGAATTTggattaaattattcaaatcGTATGGAACTCATATGACAACTTATGCTATGACAG GAGggaaatttattaacatgGAATCAGTGGTAAATATCCATTTACAGACAAAGGACTATGAAAATAAGAACATCAAGGCTGAAAAAATGGGTGAAGCTAGTAGTCAGTTTAGTGAAATATTCACAAGAAGAATAAAAGGTAGTAAGATAAAAAGGCATTTATGGGTAATTGGAGGTTCCTTTGTCAACAATTTGGAGCAAATTGATCCAAAAGTGTTCTCAAAATGGGTTGAAACTATAGACAAGAGACCAATGCCAATCAAAGCCAAATTTGTTGAGCTTTCAATATTCTTTCCTGAAAAACAAGAAACATATATGAAAGCCATAGAATATTACGAACAGATAATAggaataaaaaaattaaacaattaa